From a single Brassica oleracea var. oleracea cultivar TO1000 chromosome C5, BOL, whole genome shotgun sequence genomic region:
- the LOC106343398 gene encoding pyrophosphate--fructose 6-phosphate 1-phosphotransferase subunit beta 1 yields the protein MAPSLAAVNRDLAAASPDNAPAKGRASVYSEVQSSRINNALPLPSVLKGAFKIVEGPASSAAGNPDEIAKLFPGLYGQPSVSVVPDQSADLSGQKLKIGVVLSGGQAPGGHNVISGLFDYLQERAKGSTFYGFKGGPAGIMKCKYVELNAEYILPYRNQGGFDMICSGRDKIETPEQFKQAEETAKKLDLDGLVVIGGDDSNTNACLLAENFRSKNLKTRVIGCPKTIDGDLKCKEVPTSFGFDTACKIYSEMIGNVMIDARSTGKYYHFVRLMGRAASHITLECALQTHPNITIIGEEVSAQKQTLKNVTDYMVDVICKRAELGYNYGVILIPEGLIDFIPEVQELIAELNEILANEVVDESGLWKKKLTEQSLKLFDLLPEAIQEQLMLERDPHGNVQVAKIETEKMLIQMVETELEKRKQAGSYKGQFMGQSHFFGYEGRCGLPTNFDATYCYALGYGAGVLLNSGKTGLISSVGNLAAPVEEWTVGGTALTALMDVERRHGKFKPVIKKAMVELEGAPFKKFASLREEWALKNRYISPGPIQFTGPGSDALSHTLLLELGAQ from the exons ATGGCCCCTTCGCTCGCCGCCGTTAACCGAGATCTCGCCGCCGCATCTCCGGACAACGCTCCGGCGAAAGGACGTGCTTCGGTCTACAGCGAAGTCCAGTCTAGCCGGATCAACAACGCCCTTCCTTTGCCTTCCGTACTCAAAGGAGCCTTCAAAATCGTCGAAGGACCCGCTAGCTCCGCCGCCGGGAACCCAG ATGAGATTGCCAAGTTGTTTCCTGGTCTGTATGGTCAGCCGTCTGTGTCAGTTGTTCCAGATCAGAGTGCAGATTTATCAGGACAGAAGCTGAAGATCGGAGTTGTTTTGTCTGGTGGTCAGGCGCCTGGTGGACACAATGTGATCTCTGGATTGTTCG ATTACTTGCAGGAGCGTGCTAAAGGAAGCACCTTTTACGGTTTTAAGGGTGGTCCAGCTGGTATTATGAAGTGCAAATACGTTGAGTTGAATGCTGAGTACATTCTTCCTTACAGGAACCAG GGTGGGTTTGACATGATCTGCAGTGGAAGAGACAAGATTGAAACGCCTGAGCAG TTTAAACAAGCTGAAGAAACAGCAAAGAAACTAGATTTGGACGGATTGGTGGTTATCGGTGGAGATGACTCCAACACCAATGCTTGTCTCCTTGCTGAAAACTTCAG GAGTAAGAACTTGAAAACCAGAGTCATTGGGTGCCCCAAGACCATTGATGGTGATTTGAAATGCAAGGAGGTTCCTACCAGTTTTGGATTTGATACAGCTTGCAAG ATTTACTCTGAAATGATTGGAAATGTCATGATTGATGCAAGGTCAACTGGAAAGTACTATCATT TTGTACGACTTATGGGTCGTGCTGCTTCCCACATCACGCTTGAGTGTGCTTTACAAACTCACCCAAACATAACCATTATTGGAGAAGAG GTGTCTGCCCAGAAGCAGACTTTGAAGAATGTCACGGACTACATGGTTGATGTTATCTGCAAGCGTGCTGAACTTGGTTACAACTACGGTGTTATTCTGATTCCAGAAGGTTTGATCGATTTTATTCCCGAG GTTCAGGAGCTGATCGCAGAACTGAATGAAATTCTTGCAAATGAGGTGGTTGATGAAAGTGGACTGTGGAAGAAGAAGCTCACCGAACAATCCCTGAAGCTGTTTGATCTTCTGCCTGAAGCGATTCAGGAACAGCTGATGCTCGAAAGAGACCCACACGGAAATGTCCAG GTGGCCAAGATTGAGACTGAGAAGATGCTTATTCAAATGGTTGAAACTGAACTGGAGAAAAGAAAGCAAGCTGGTTCATACAAGGGACAATTCATGGGGCAGTCTCATTTCTTCGG GTATGAAGGAAGATGCGGTTTGCCTACAAATTTTGATGCAACCTACTGTTACGCACTTGGTTATGGCGCTGGAGTTCTCCTCAACAGTGGAAAAACCGGACTGATTTCTTCG GTCGGGAACTTGGCTGCTCCAGTGGAAGAATGGACTGTAGGTGGGACTGCTCTCACAGCCTTGATGGATGTCGAGAGGAGACACG GTAAGTTCAAGCCTGTGATCAAGAAAGCAATGGTGGAACTTGAAG GTGCGCCGTTTAAGAAATTCGCATCGCTGCGTGAGGAGTGGGCTTTGAAGAACCGATACATCAGCCCTG GTCCAATCCAGTTCACGGGACCTGGTTCGGATGCTCTCAGCCACACTCTACTTCTCGAACTCGGGGCTCAATAA
- the LOC106293618 gene encoding uncharacterized protein At1g04910 — protein sequence MEHERPDVERPESRDLLLPVCGVPPAYSPLLSPTRFFPLSGEPSPRQTIKRGKKNRLIRTWYEQRTATTAIGVIVILGVFFLVNWLMLSRLHEGRVWLRKGFAKNTYQIPKWVSSTQNVEVRRFGKSKRKHNGTYDRMLDLAAQALLENKREPKELWQEPKAQALAWKPCADQRSWSPDDGENGYIMVTANGGINQQRVAVCNIVVVARLLNASLVIPKFMLSDVWTDASQFGDIYQEEHFIKYLSPDIRIVKELPKELRSLDLEAIGSVVTDVDVMKEAKPDFYMKHILPILHKNKVIHFVGFSNRLAFDPMPFDLQRLRCRCNFHALNFVPRIQETGALIVKRLRNSSGSYLAPLDVHLLGPKSASSLILHNKSDPPARKKASSSISSKYLALHLRFEIDMVAHSLCYFGGGEREQKELDSYRQKHFPSLSTLTKTKKFPSPDALRTEGLCPLTPEEAVLMLVALGFNRETRVFVAGAHIYGGNKRLAALTSLYPNLVTKEKLLSPSELQPFKNFSSQLAALDFIGCAAANAFAMTDSGSQLSSLVSGYRIYYGGGKMPTIRPNKRRLSDILLKNNTIAWNVFEKRVRKAIRQTKHVFARPTGRSVYRYPRCKECMCNDQ from the exons ATGGAACATGAGAGACCTGACGTAGAGAGACCTGAGTCACGTGATCTTCTTCTTCCGGTATGCGGAGTTCCACCGGCATATTCCCCGCTTCTCAGCCCGACCCGTTTTTTCCCATTGTCGGGAGAACCGAGTCCGAGACAAACGATAAAGCGTGGGAAGAAGAACAGATTAATCCGTACTTGGTACGAGCAAAGAACGGCTACAACAGCCATCGGCGTAATCGTCATTTTGGGCGTCTTCTTCCTTGTGAATTGGTTAATGCTCTCTCGTCTTCACGAAGGACGAGTTTGGCTTCGAAAAGGGTTCGCTAAGAATACATACCAGATCCCTAAATGGGTTTCTTCTACACAG AACGTTGAGGTTAGAAGGTTTGGAAAATCAAAAAGAAAACATAATGGAACATATGATAGAATGTTGGATTTGGCCGCTCAGGCTTTGCTAGAG AACAAACGTGAGCCAAAAGAGTTATGGCAGGAGCCAAAGGCACAAGCTTTGGCTTGGAAGCCATGCGCTGATCAACGCTCTTGGTCTCCTGATG ATGGAGAAAATGGATATATTATGGTAACTGCAAACGGAGGGATAAATCAACAAAGAGTTGCT GTATGTAATATCGTTGTTGTAGCTCGTTTGCTCAATGCGTCTCTAGTCATTCCAAAATTCATGTTAAGCGACGTTTGGACAGATGCAAG TCAGTTCGGAGATATTTATCAAGAGGAACATTTTATCAAATACTTGTCGCCTGATATTCGGATAGTAAAGGAGCTACCAAAAGAGCTTCGATCTTTGGATCTTGAAGCAATCGGCAGCGTT GTTACGGATGTGGATGTGATGAAAGAAGCCAAACCAGACTTCTATATGAAACACATTCTCCCTATACTACACAAGAACAAAGTAATCCATTTTGTTGGATTCAGCAACCGCTTGGCCTTTGATCCAATGCCATTTGACTTACAG AGGCTTCGGTGCAGATGTAACTTCCACGCGCTAAACTTCGTCCCGAGAATACAAGAAACAGGAGCGTTGATCGTGAAGAGGTTGCGTAACAGCAGTGGATCTTACCTTGCACCACTTGACGTGCATCTCCTCGGTCCAAAATCCGCTTCTTCTTTAATCTTGCACAACAAGTCTGATCCTCCTGCGCGGAAGAAGGCTTCTTCTTCTATTTCTTCTAAGTATCTTGCTCTCCATCTACGGTTTGAAATAGACATGGTGGCTCACTCTCTCTGTTACTTCGGAGGAGGTGAAAGGGAACAGAAAGAGTTGGATTCTTATCGCCAAAAACACTTTCCCTCCCTCTCCACTCTAACCAAAACAAAAAA ATTCCCATCTCCAGATGCTTTGAGGACGGAAGGACTTTGTCCATTAACACCTGAAGAAGCCGTGCTTATGCTCGTGGCTCTTGGCTTCAACCGTGAAACTCGAGTCTTTGTAGCTGGTGCACATATATACGGAGGAAACAAAAGGTTAGCTGCCTTAACCAGCTTGTACCCTAACCTAGTCACCAAAGAGAAACTACTCTCTCCATCTGAGTTACAACCTTTCAAGAACTTCTCTTCTCAG CTAGCGGCTTTAGATTTCATCGGTTGTGCTGCGGCAAACGCTTTTGCGATGACGGATTCAGGGAGCCAGTTATCGTCTCTTGTATCGGGTTATCGGATATATTATGGAGGTGGGAAGATGCCGACGATTAGACCGAACAAACGGAGACTTTCGGACATATTGTTGAAGAACAATACGATAGCGTGGAACGTGTTTGAGAAGAGAGTGAGAAAAGCGATTAGACAGACAAAACATGTCTTCGCTAGACCTACTGGACGCAGTGTTTACCGTTACCCAAGATGTAAAGAATGCATGTGTAATGATCAATAA
- the LOC106294182 gene encoding NEDD8-like protein RUB3, which produces MIEIKVKTLTGKEIGFEIDPMDTIARIKERIEEIEGIPPLQQRIIYTGKQLADDQTAKHYNVERGSILHLVLALRGGF; this is translated from the coding sequence ATGATAGAAATCAAAGTGAAGACTCTGACAGGTAAAGAAATAGGATTTGAGATCGATCCAATGGACACGATTGCTAGAATCAAGGAAAGAATTGAAGAAATAGAAGGGATTCCTCCTCTTCAACAAAGGATAATCTACACTGGTAAACAACTTGCTGATGACCAAACCGCCAAACATTACAACGTCGAACGTGGTTCTATTCTTCATCTTGTTCTTGCTCTTAGAGGCGGGTTTTGA
- the LOC106343174 gene encoding CSC1-like protein At1g11960 encodes MATLGDIGVAATINIITAIIFLLAFAILRIQPFNDRVYFPKWYLKGIRSSPLHSGALVSKFVNVNLGSYLRFLNWMPAALKMPEPELIDHAGLDSAVYLRIYLIGLKIFVPIALLAWSILVPVNWTSDGLQLAKLRNVTSSDIDKLSISNIERGSERFWTHLVMAYAFTFWTCYVLMKEYEKVASMRLSFLQSEQRRPDQFTVLVRNVPSDPDESISESVEHYFLVNHPDHYLTHQVVYNANDLADLVEKKRSTQNWLDYNQLKYTRNQDQRPRIKTGFLGLWGEKVDAIDHYVAEIEKLNDQIMEERKKVKKDDKSVMPAAFVSFKTRWGAAVCAQTQQSRNPTEWLTEWAPEAREVFWSNLAIPYVSLTVRRLIMHVAFFFLTFFFMIPIAFVQSLASIEGIEKSASFLKPIIENDLVKSVIQGFLPGIVLKLFIIFLPSILMVMSKFEGFVSLSSLERRAAFRYYIFNLVNVFLGSIITGSAFEQLDSFLKQSANQIPRTVGVAIPIKATFFITYIMVDGWAGVAGEILRLKPLIFFHVKNFFLVKTEKDREEAMNPGQINFHATEPRIQLYFLLGLVYAPVTPVLLPFIIIFFALAYLVFRHQIINVYNQEYESAGRFWPDVHGRIISALIISQVLLLGLMSTKGAAQSTPFLVALPVLTFFFHRFCKGRYEPAFLRHPLQEAMIKDTLEQAREPNFNLKPYLKKAYIHPVFKDDEYEDVRSEVSGYYLGDTDDECVTVPTKRQSRITTPAASHASGGSMRSPS; translated from the exons ATGGCAACACTAGGAGATATTGGAGTAGCCGCAACGATCAACATAATCACTGCCATCATCTTCCTGTTGGCGTTTGCAATTTTAAGGATCCAACCTTTCAACGACAGAGTTTATTTTCCCAAATGGTATCTCAAAGGTATAAGAAGCAGCCCGTTGCATTCAGGTGCTCTTGTCAGCAAGTTTGTCAATGTAAACTTAGGCTCCTACCTACGTTTCTTGAACTGGATGCCCGCTGCTCTGAAGATGCCCGAGCCTGAGCTTATTGATCATGCCGGCTTGGATTCTGCTGTCTACTTGAGGATTTACTTGATAGG GCTTAAAATCTTTGTACCGATAGCATTACTTGCATGGTCGATTCTTGTACCTGTGAATTGGACAAGCGACGGGCTGCAACTAGCGAAGCTACGTAACGTAACATCTAGTGATATTGATAAGTTATCAATCTCTAATATCGAACGTGGATCAGAGAGGTTTTGGACTCATCTCGTGATGGCTTATGCCTTCACATTCTGGACTTGTTATGTTCTAATGAAAGAGTATGAGAAAGTAGCTTCTATGCGTTTATCATTTCTCCAGTCTGAGCAAAGGCGTCCTGATCAATTCACG GTTTTGGTAAGGAATGTACCATCGGATCCAGATGAGTCCATTAGTGAGAGTGTGGAGCATTACTTCCTTGTTAACCATCCAGACCATTATCTTACACATCAG GTTGTGTACAATGCAAACGATTTGGCGGATTTAGTAGAGAAGAAGAGGAGCACACAGAACTGGCTTGACTATAACCAGTTAAAATATACAAGGAACCAGGATCAAAGACCAAGGATAAAG ACAGGGTTTCTCGGGCTATGGGGAGAGAAAGTTGACGCCATTGATCATTACGTAGCTGAGATCGAGAAACTAAACGACCAA ATAATGGAGGAACGGAAGAAGGTAAAGAAAGATGACAAGAGCGTAATGCCAGCAGCTTTTGTCTCATTTAAAACACGTTGGGGTGCTGCGGTTTGTGCACAGACACAACAGTCTAGAAACCCGACCGAATGGTTAACTGAATGGGCTCCCGAGGCACGAGAGGTGTTTTGGTCAAACCTCGCGATTCCTTATGTTTCTTTAACAGTGAGAAGACTTATAATGCACGTTGCCTTCTTCTTCCTCACTTTCTTCTTCATGATCCCAATAGCCTTTGTTCAGTCCTTAGCAAGTATCGAAGGCATAGAGAAATCTGCTTCTTTCCTCAAACCCATCATAGAGAA TGATCTTGTTAAATCGGTTATCCAAGGTTTTCTTCCTGGGATCGTGTTAAAGCTCTTTATAATATTTCTGCCAAGCATTTTGATGGTCATGTCCAAGTTCGAAGGTTTTGTATCGCTATCATCGTTAGAGAGAAGAGCTGCTTTTCGTTATTACATCTTCAACCTCGTCAATGTCTTCCTCGGTAGCATTATCACCGGTTCTGCTTTTGAACAGCTTGATTCTTTCCTTAAACAATCCGCAAATCA GATCCCTAGGACGGTTGGAGTAGCTATACCGATAAAAGCAACGTTTTTCATAACATATATAATGGTGGATGGTTGGGCGGGAGTTGCGGGGGAGATCCTGAGGCTGAAACCTTTAATCTTTTTCCATGTAAAGAACTTCTTTTTGGTGAAAACTGAAAAGGATAGAGAAGAAGCTATGAACCCTGGACAGATCAACTTCCACGCGACAGAGCCTAGGATTCAACTCTACTTCCTTCTCGGTCTTGTCTATGCCCCGGTCACTCCTGTTCTACTCCCTTTCATTATAATCTTCTTCGCATTGGCTTACCTCGTCTTTCGTCATCAG ATCATAAATGTGTACAATCAAGAATACGAAAGCGCGGGTAGGTTCTGGCCTGATGTTCATGGACGTATAATATCGGCGTTGATCATCTCACAAGTTCTTTTACTAGGACTAATGAGCACTAAAGGAGCTGCTCAGTCCACTCCTTTCCTCGTCGCCTTACCGGTTCTCACCTTTTTCTTTCACCGGTTCTGCAAAGGCCGGTACGAACCGGCATTTCTCCGCCACCCCTTGCAG GAAGCTATGATCAAAGATACATTGGAACAAGCCAGAGAACCGAACTTTAACTTGAAACCTTATCTTAAGAAGGCATATATACATCCGGTTTTTAAAGACGATGAATATGAAGATGTTCGGTCTGAGGT